Within the Drosophila albomicans strain 15112-1751.03 chromosome 4, ASM965048v2, whole genome shotgun sequence genome, the region ATTAAGTTTGATTctgtgtattttagtattatttaataatacagctctgttctgtttttatgatgagtaacgggtatctcacattGAAGCTCTCacgactttagctttctttcttgtttttgtttaaatcaGTTTGATTCATTTTAAACAGAGTGTAAGATTTAAGAGTCTTAAATACTCAGAACACTTGAATTTATGCTAATAAAAGTTGCTTATATAGTATTCTAAAACTAGTCCACAGTTACTAAGTTAATTATcgtaaaattatttgttttatttttttactacatatgtaacatacatatattcagaTAATACAAACGTTCAGTATTCAATATGTATAATATGACCACATACATAATATAGAAGTAATCAAACTACAATATAATGATCTTTACTGCTGTACGACAATCTACCATACTTTAGTTTCCTCTCTTTTACATTCCTGTAGACACACGAATTGGTATGTGTGCACATGTGTACGCAcgattgtatgtatgtagctgCAAAGCGATGAGGACAGGCCAAATGACTTTATTTTCATGTCTTGCGTCTGAATCTTCGCTCGGTCCGATTTTAAGGGCTTAATTAGTCAGCATATCGGAGGGCAAACAAAGTAGTCAGCGTCAGAGGAGTTGGTGCGCTTAATATCAACTCTCGTTCTCAAAtccagttttttttattacataaatatatatacatacatatgtacatacatataaacgCACAAATATATGTGCATACTCGTATACCAAGCCattaatacatatacaaaatgtttctGTACGTATGAACACACataaagaaatacatatacatatgtatgtgtgtacatgcTGGAGCATACAAGATATACACGTACAGATGAAGACAGCATCATCACCGCCAGTAAAAGATGATAGGCACTGGGATTATTATGTGGCATGGATCCGCACGCAAATACATAcgaacatacatatgtatgtatgtacgaaGGTCTGTCTGCATGTAGGAAAAAGGTTGACagaatagcaacaacaaattcaagtAAATTGTTGCTTTCGTCGACCTTTTAACATGGGTGGCTTAATAGGTTTATGCTATGTATAAGACATGCTTTAATTTGACTATACATATGAAATGTACCTGGCGCCCAGAAGCGCAGAAGGaccaaaagaaaatttatgtatataatatgtaaatttcttGTATGAAATTCTTACTCATAGTGCATAAAAAGACGGCTTTAGGAactattgaaattgttttaatacttcaatttgttaaaaattatcACAATCCAATTTGTGTGTACTATAGTTTTCCTTTAGAATGCATAATTGTATCAGAACATTTTAAGAGGAccgtgcaaaaaaaaattggttgGTAAAACTGTGAGCCAAAGCAAGTTAAACCCCATTCGATACGATCGCATGTTTTCGATCCCGCTCTCCTGCACTTGGGACACGAAACTCTTCCATACAACCGCACCATCTCATTTTGTGATGGTGGTGGTAGTGGTCCGGTGCTGCTACTACTCTTGCTGATGAagacattattatttataaagccAACCGCAGCGAATGATTCTGTGTCTGTGAAGAGTTAGGCATCTGTGAATGCGTGTGTGCCCCTTTAGAGATCgtatcgtcatcgtcatcagcTCCTCTTTATTGGGCGTTtttataaacatacatacatacatctgcACATACCCACAGATATTAAGGAATATAACGAATATACACACTATTGATgttgatttgaatttgtaggaataaatatatatataatataaaatttattttttttcaaagctAATTGTGCTTGACTGCATGCTATTTTAACTTGATGAAGAATATTCGACaggcatatacatataatatatatacatatacatatacatatacatatacatatacatatacatatacatatacatatacatatacatatacatatacatatacatatacatatacatatacatatacatatacatatacatatacatatacatatacatatacatatacatatacatatacatatacatatacatatacatatatacatatacatatacatatacatatacatatacatatacatatacatatacatatacatatacatatacatatacatatacatatacatatacatatacatatacatatacatatacatatacatatacatatacatatacatatacatatacatatacatatacatatacatatacatatacatatacatatacatatacatatacatatacatatacatatacatatacatatacatatacatatacatatacatatacatatacatatacatatacatatacatatacatatacatatacatatacatatacatatacatatacatatacatatacatatacatatacatatacatatacatatacatatacatatacatatacatatacatatacatatacatatacatatacatatacatatacatatacatatacatatacatatacatatacatatacatatacatatacatatacatatacatatacatatacatatacatatacatatacatatacatatacatatacatatacatatacatatacatatacatatacatatacatatacatatacatatacatatacatatacatatacatatacatatacatatacatatacatatacatatacatatacatatacatatacatatacatatacatatacatatacatatatacatatacatatacatatacatatacatatacatatacatatacatatacatatacatatacatatacatatacatatacatatacatatacatatacatatacatatacatatacatatacatatacatatacatatacatatacatatacatatacatatacatatacatatacatatacatatacatatacatatacatatacatatacatatacatatacatatacatatacatatacatatacatatacatatacatatacatatacatatacatatacatatacatatacatatacatatacatatacattttttaggCATGGGAAAGCCTCCAATAAGAACTGGTTGAAGAGGAGGAGTTAAAGCATGGAGGAGTTAAAACATGCGATACAAAATGGCAAACAGCGCTTTCATTAGAGAGAAAAAGAACACATCAACATCCTATACAAAATATCTCGGCCCCttgcattcaaattttacCACTGCTTAAAGCACAAGATTCGACATGACAGAGCAAAACGTTTTTGTTTCGTCGATCATAAATGAATGCTTCATTCATTTCATCCAtaacgttttgttttttagcttTCATTATCACTatcacaataataaaaaacaaaaaaatacatttttatcttAACATTTATTCGAAGATCACAGCTTTATCTGTATGATATTTATAGTTTAGACACagttatatttaaagttaatataGGCCtagaatattaattaaattaatttttgattttcatgtAAATATTCCATTGAACTTGTCATTAGTTCtataagttttattataattgaaaatgaatctAATTAGTTTTATTCCCTGCGCCGGTTGAATAgtaactaataataaattcacaGTGGTGTGTGaatgtattattcttaatacaTTGCCATATAACATACATTGTCTGTAGTCACAAAGGTGTCTACCCGGtctgtagcgggtataaaaagcaaattttaGTGCGTTTACTGTCAATTCTTATTCGAAATTTTGCTATTGTAGTTTGTTTTTAACGACCATTGATCTTTTTGCCGGCAAGTGTTAAATATCCAGAGGTCgtgaaaaaaattgtttaccGCATTATAACAGCCCCGCAAGCTTCGACTACAGTCTAGAGTATTCGCCTGTTTTCGAATTTCGAACATCAACAGAGCGGGCAATAGACAGCCAatcaattcattatttattattcccgctacccattgggtagaagtataactttgtgccctatttacatatatatttatatattcttgatcaacgtcGTCAGAGCCGTCGATATAGCCGTATTCATCTGTTTGCCCGTATAAACATCTAGATCtcggagactataagagatagagcagCATTTGTAACTTTTACACGTAGATTAAGtttcttttcgatttttgctACACTTACTTTCTTAGTCATAATAacatcaagaatatataccagattgtctgacaaacaaaacaactaagacccgaCTGCTGCAGCCTTTtcgtaatatatattttcttaaccatttaaacaaattgtatctgattgcaacaaatatttacgcTTTGATTCGATTTGCAATGAACGGAAATGGGCAtgggaaaattttgaaacaaacttgatatgcAATAAcagaaatacagaaatacTGACTCACGGACATTGCAATATCTCAACGGTTTTCCACGATTAAGAATATACGTTCTTTATGGGATTGGAAATACCTtgcttatatataatatatattcccATTAGGtactaaattataatacccttctactttCTAACCTTTTTGTGTCATTCGTTGCGAATTGCAATTTCTTAGTCGATGAATGCTTTTATTACTGACTCACAAGTAACTAGATTGAGAATCACACTGAACTTAACGAAAATCTAAACCAAACATCTACCATATACTAAACAAGTATAGTTACCAAAATCACAATCTGTAGTTCTTATTGTTTCTGAAGAACTTCATTGATTTTATGTTTCGGCTACTGACCCTGActaagaatatattttctttacgCGGTCGAAAATGCTTCCTTCTAGATGTTACATTAGCTGTTGGAACTAAGTTATAAGAAATTTAGACAACTCtatactataatttatttcatacattACTCTGGGTTTTTGAGAAAGTTATACATATGAGTTTTAAGCAAACCGATGGTTATCGTGTTTAATTGAATAGTCAAAGAATTCATGCGCTTTTGCTGCTTAGTTTTGCTTGTTAGTGTTAGTATCCCTCTCTACCTCGGGATATTCTAATTTGGCCCCTGGCTCGCAGGTGAAGATGGGACagcaaaatggaaattgtgCTGTCTTATTGGTCTTCTCGGTATCCAATTTACACTTGTCGTTCGATAATGACAACGGCAAGGGACCACAATCCTCAACAAGTTCCAGAAGCCtatgaaatggaaaatataatttttatagtaCTAAAGAAAACGTAATATTTTATCAGCTCACTTGGCCGGATTCTCTTCGTTTTGAACACATGTTGAGCGGCCGCAAAATGGTGTCAAATCCCACGACTTGCCCGGCTCTACTGTAGCACAGCGTGTGGATGCAAAACACATTCCTGGAAAATCTAAATTCAAACactaaatttagtattaatcGAAATCtccacaattattattattatatcattcGAAAACGACCAAAACGGAACAACTCGCGATTAATTATcacatatatatctatttagttggttattagttttttttatttagatatatatatatatgtatatatatatatatttagatatatatatatatatattattctttCAATGTCTTATTAATTGTTCGTTGTTTCCGATGAATGTATGCTGtttaaagaaatgttttttgttttgcccgCACTTCAACAAGCCCGTATTGCTGGTTCAATTGATGCTAGCgccgttagtacgtcaacatccaaatatgtatgtaatttaGTATTCCTTTATAGAATGGCCTTGGTCCACAAACCCAAGCagacaaataatatattgtacatacatgtgtatgatTTGCCATGGACTGTTGAACTTAGTGGCTTTCAAAACATCTCAAGCGAGTCTACATTCATAGCATGAGTGGAGAGTGGGAtatggagtgtgtgtgtgtaatttggttgcaaatcaattaatatatGAATGCAAGCATATGTATTTGTGgtcaaatatgtatatgtatatttagagTAGATATGTGGTCTGTGGAAAAGTAGTCGTAGATGCACTAGTATTACGAGATTTTTAATGCGTTCACCGCCTGATACCGACTCACCTCTTAAAACATCTGCAGGAATCAGACGcttataaattttgatttcatcaTTTTTTGCTTCATTCGTTGATGGTGTTTCTAACTTTTCAGCTATACAGCCGgtcaaattgaatgaaaacgCGAAAATCGAGGAAAGTATTAGAAAAATTATAGTTGTTCCATGCATTGTAacactttttataatattaatttatagaCTTCTTATTTGTAACGAAAAACccgcaacaaaagcaaaagcaagctTATATTTGCGACCAGAAAACGAGTCCGCTTAAAGCGAAAGTGAAGACCAAATTGAAACTCTCAACGCAATGGCACTACTATTTATAGACGATATTGTTGATTTTCGAGTTTTTCTATCATCAAACGATGTAGTAGTCGTTGTAGATGTctaaatgtacatacatgtatgtcgTCATGTTTTCGCTTGCGATctttgaatttctttattatatttaacacATATTATGCATTGTTTATTCAAACTGTGAAAATAATGAGAATACTTATTATTGGGTGACTGATTTTACTTGGAACGCAGACCGGCAGCAGtgtcaaatatatatttttaagattaacatttaaaatcgctatcattaaaaatatacacaaagaGGTTTCTccaactatttaaaatacatatatgtatacatacatacatacatgtatgtatgtatatatggaatcatatttttttcttttctttttatttttgctacGTCTTTATGACTCCTGCAAGAAATAACTTTATATAGCACAAAACGTctaaaagtttaaattatgGTAGAGTAATCTTTGAGGAACAGACTTCAAGTATGAGTTTTTGGTCTAGTTCGACAAGAGCATCAagagtttaattttatttcgtcAGATTATGAtcttatttattcttttattcgAATATCTAACGATTCCGTATATTTTTCTGTtaaatagtaaacaaaaaaattcatttttgccGGAAGTCTATTTTGGCAagcagtttgttttttttttctacatcatgtttttattttttaaaaaatgtttttctcgAAAAATAGTATATCTGCttttatatgtatagtatatgtatttataaatatttttgcatttttttcggTTAACAAAAAACCAATTATTTCCGATTGAGAGAATCTGAACtgttttatgaaaataattttgaactaaACCAGCAAAATTAGCGTAAACTATCTATGGACAATATTGGCTGTATTGgtgtttgcatatttatttaacgaATCTTagcagaaaattaaataaatttaattttcattaaaaagtaaataatatatccATGTTTGTCAAgttatattaagtatttttgacCTAATTTTAGATTAGAGCAGAAATATTTTGGTTGATTACTCGGCCGTCAAGAATTGTTTGTCAAATCCGCCAATGTAAGTTATAGAGTATAGTTCTTAGAATACAACCTCAAAAAAACAATGTCACTATATTTGAGAAACTTGCTTCAGTCTTCTTGTCAGCGAATTAACTTTCAGtagatacatatttaataaagctATGATAATTGCGAACTCACCACACCTATTTAATTTAGGAGATAAATCAAGGACTTCcgttatttaacaaatactaTCCATGTAGTCCCGAAGCGTTTCGGGATCGGAGAACATTAGTGTTAAATTACGTTTATTGGATTTTTACATTAGTAAAGCTAAATGAAACTAAACCCATTATTCAAAATTCTATTTGTAAGTAAATGAATTGATCAAAAGGCAATATtaacaatgaaatataattgttgctttaagaattttgatgttttttagaagcatacatatacatatatatgtatgtacatatgtgtacaGATGTATTTAATAAGATTTGAGATAGAAATTTCcatttcgacagcatttgtttatGTCTGCTTTAGAGGCGCAGAAGCCTCGATGTGAGTGTCCAACGATGTTTTACCAGCAGAAAGAACAGAAACAGTTCAAACAAAGTTTATTTGAGATCGTTAAAGTTGTGCACGTCTTTGATAATCATATTCATTACTTTTTGATCatgtctctttttttattttaatcaccGCTATAGAACGGCTCCTTTTTCAGTGGTTATGCGACTTGGATGCAAGCGCTTAATGTATTATCGCAGAGGTGGCAAATTCTATACGCTTTGTCACTTCTTTTTTTGAAGTAGTCCCAAACAACCGATCGCTCTCTTTCCGATTTTGTGCTGACTCCAGCtccaatttataaatttatataacttACTTTTCAGGTAATTCTCCATCTTGCTTTCATCATCCATCAACGTCCACCAACACCATCAACTagaaattcttaaaactatcaaaaaaatttttggttgataaaaaaaattttaaaaaatgcatttacttACAATTTGTTCTCGCCGTGCACAGAGTTGCTAGTAGAGGTGCAGAAACATCGATGTTATCGATGTTTGCCAATCATCGGAACCATCGATGGTTTGTGAGCCACCATCAATGTTTTTTCAAACAACTCTGGACTTAGtggcagcaaacaaataaattgtgagtaagaaaagttttcaattgtttttctattattaactaaatatttaattcaatgtaAGGTTTCTAGTCGTGGTGTTGGTTAATGTGGATGGATGAAGGATGGACAACTACCTGAAAAGTAAGTTTTTAATCATTGCAGTCCAAGCTGCAAATttacttacacacatacacaaatgcatttttaaatttggcgCAAAATTAGGTCATGTCGCAACCAATTGGCGCCAAGATCTtgttttattatgttattgaCAAAATATTCAGAATACCGTATAATGTACTaacatactttatttatttatttgtttaataggAGCGGGATCGTCAAATTCTTTAGAGTTTGAGACAGAAGCAAAACGGAAAAGAGCGTTCGATTGCTTGGGACCATTTCAAAAAAAGCACTGGCATTTGCAACTACTGTGGTAAATGGCTGAACACCAGTGCCAATACCACAAACCTGCTTGACCATCTCAAACAAAGCACTATAGCCGCTGCAAAGTTAAAACAAGCACAGACAACTGAAAAGCCGCTCACATTAATACAGGAAGTTGCAACAAGATGGAACAGCGCTTATGAGATGATTAAAGGGTTGTTAAAGCTGAACGAATGCGTTACTCTCTTCAGAAGCTGTGTggacttataaataaaaattcacatTTCAATAATACTATCACAGATCTCGAATAAAATCTTGTTATATTGTTAAATtccagttgtttttttttgaaacatcgatgtttcactcgatgttttttttaaacatcGATTGACGCACATATCGATGTTTCTGCACCTCTAGTTGCTAGTGAAAACATCGACGGTGGTTGCGAACCATCGATGGTTTGAAAACATCGAtattattgaagaaatatCGCCCACTTCTGCACCCGCAAATGACAAAACTCGAAGAGCTAGAgtaattttggttttttggtacatacaataataactacagtgtTTAtgattgtagaagttatttaagaaatacttttgtatggaaaaaAGCGTCTACTGCAATAgggtcttagctgctttggctgacaatttagAACTCTATATTATATCTTGAATGTAATACtactaaaattatatgaaattatcagtatatttttgtatttttgctcaTTATCTCACAGCGAGCACTCTTAACTGCACCATTCTTGTTTATATACAGAAGTATCTATGTTTTTCAATGCTCAAACGTAGCGAAACTCAAAAATTGCTAACGCTTTATGTGTATCAAACGAAATGCGGTATTCACGTTAGTATTTTATAGCGTAGCGTTAGTGCACGCAcgaaaaattactttaaatgttCCTTCTATGATAAGTATTAGCGTCATCGTCCATTTTACAGTAATTGGACGACTAAAATGGACAACTCAATTTCTAGAATGAATGCTTAGAACATTAGAAACAATAatgcaatatatgtatgtatatacatatatacaaacaattaatttatgtattgaAAAGAGTTCTAAAGTGTTATAGCCGAATTTGCTGTTATTAGGGTAAATCCGCCACTTAAACTCGCAACTCATCTCCAAGTTGTCCTCAATAACTTTGGAAACGGCACAGGGGCTGTCCATATATTATGTAAACACGTTTTCTGCGATTTTTGACCTCCCCTGGTAATCAAAAGTAATCATTTAATGAACACCCTCCCCCCAtaatgattacgtaatcacaaaaaaagcaaaatatgcaaatttgttcttttaatcTATATTTTCAAAAGGAGATTCCAGCCGTCGTCTATATAGTCTTCGTCAAACCATTCGAGGTCTTGGCATCCTTCGTATGACTGAATTACTAGACATTCAGCCACACGGTAAAGggatttctttgattttttatCGAAGCTTACAGCTACATTTTTGTGATATTGCATGCCGAGTAGCTGATTTTTGTGATGCAAAATACAACCCACACGTTTtgcatatgggtaattccctgagggatgtcgcgtgcgaccagcttttcagtgacaaaaaaaaaacataacctgaaacaattttaaaaataaaaaatgttattttgatAGATCTAGATTAGTACTTAAATTAGAGCTAAAAATGGTTTTGGATTTTTGTTcctattttgttttctgttctgataattgcaaaaattaacaaattcgtacgcaaaaccaaaaaatgaacaaatttatatattttatcgtaaaacagaacaagttcctaaaatcaatcttagctttaaaaatagtgctaatctatagctttaagaataaccttcacttgtttttaaaatcgttttagtttatgtttttttttgtcactgaaaagctggtcgcacgcgacatttaccagagtATTACCCATATGCGCTTTTGGCCTTGTACCGACGGACAATTCAAGTCGTAGGGAATCTAGAGTGAAAGTGGGGAGTGTGATATTATcacattcaaattttttttcccTAAGTAGAAGTCTGTGGCTCTGCCTTTGTTATCCAAATGGCTTCCAAACATGTCGTGTGGCAAAATCAAGCCAGAAAATTCCCGGCTTAGTGGGGCCATTCTCCTTTCGACTCGGTTGAAAGCACTTCTTcctgaaataaaaatggattttacaatataatttaGCTATTACTTAGATAACCATTTTACCTGGAGCATTGTGGCAACACAAATTGCATCCAAATTGTATGCCTTTATATGTTGTACTGCATGTGAAATAACCTTCCCATATCTGGGATTTTCATCAGGGCCACCATCGGAAGTTATAATAACCACAGGCTTGACTAGTCCTTCATCGGTCCTTGCTATTGATTTAAAAGACTCTAGCTTCACAATACTGTGGAAATCTCCAGCATGAGTTCCAGCAGTCGATGAAGAATGCTTTCCACTCCTTATGCTTATAAATGTGGGGCCAGAATAACCAACAGCTTTCGGGTCTCCCATTTTTTGTGGACTTATAATTACCTTCGCATAAACTGAGGTAATTAGCTTATGCCTTGGGGCAACAAACCCAAACGTGATCTGGCAGCTTGACCTTGTATTCAAGATGCATAAGCAGAGGTGCTTGCTCATTTGCAGCAGTCAAACCAATTGGCACCCTAGCCATGCCttgtgacaaaaaaaaaacccttgAGCAGTTCCGAGAACAGAGGCAACACTTTCAAGATATTTTATAGGTGCTGTAGCAAAATATCCATCTATATGCTGCTTGTGATAATCTGCTTGGGCTCGACAAAGCTTTACCGGTACCGTTCTCACATGACGTTTTCCTTCAATCGAGGAAGAGCTTCTGGGCAATAGTCTTAGATAGGTTGCGCTTCTCGATAAGTTAAACCCTTCTTTTTTGAGCTCTTCATGGAGATCAGACAAGGTTTTCACACTTCTGACAAGGTTAGTGCGCCTCCTTTCATCAGCTCCACTTCCAAACATGACTATCTCCAAAATAGTTTTATGGAGAAGCGGTTGATCGTCTCCAATCGGGGGTCTGCCGGCTGAAGATTGTTGGCTACAAAGACTTTTAGCTTTAGGAATTTTTTCAAATAGGCAactcaatttttgttgtttagtcTGCCTGTATTTAGTAAGATCTTCTGTAATTTGTTGCTTGCGCTTGAGgatttttctttccttttcaATTTCTTGTAGTTTTATCAAGCTCCTTTTAGATTTCGCAAAATATGTGAGAACGGTACattgttgaattatttgtCTGCGATATGACTGCTGCTCTCTGAGTTAAGGATACAatatttgcctttgccttttcttGCGCAGACTTTCTGTCGCTTTTTTCGCTGTTGACATTAGTTTTTGTCTTTTCATCTACAATAGTAAagtatttaagtaatttagtTGGTTTGTTAACtaatatttatacccgctacccatagggtagaagggtattataactttgtgccgacaggaaatgtatgtaacaggtagaaggagacatctccgaccctataaagtatatatattcttgatcagcgtcaacagccgagacgatctagccatgtccgtctgtccgtctgtgtgtctgtccgtccgtccgtatgaacacctagatctcagaaactataagagatagagctataattttttttcgacagcatttgttatgtttgcacgcagatcaagtttgttgtttcaaatttttgccacgcccactcccgcccccgcaaatcaaaaaaatcgaataaccagcgtaattttaaagctagagttgcaaattttggtatatataataataactatagtagttatgattcctgaaaatttggttgcgatcagataaaaattgtcgaagttattaaagaaatacttttgtatgggcaaaaacgcctacttactaggggtcttagttgctttggctgacaatctggtatattgtgccgtctatggtatattttgaatgcggtactatatcgatataccacatataccatttggaatatttttagtatttttgcagtatatttggtatattttgagaataataccgcaaaatatattgcttttattcaaaatgggtagcgggtatctcacagtcgagtacactcgactgtagccttcttacttgttttgattattatttacttaccATGTTCATTCCTTAGATCGATGGAATTGTCATTTGAATCGATCACTGATTGAGGAATatgatttccattttcatctaaaatttaaaaattttttgggTGATTTGTTCTTTAaccaatattaaaatagttttaatattcACTTACATTGCTGAGATCTTAGATCGATAGAATTTTCATTACGGATCGCTGAGTGAGCAACATCGTTTTTGGGAGTACATATATtctgtaaatataataatttttattttgacaacACTATGAATGCATATGTATAGCGAactactaaattaaaatatgggtaattctaagacggaatttgtcccgtgcgagacttttTACAGTGCACTGCCAGtgcaaataacataaactgaaacaattttaaaaataagtgaatgttattcttaaagctgtagataagcactatatttagagctaagattgattttgttgtcttacgataaaatatataaatttattaattttttgattttgcgtacgaattt harbors:
- the LOC117573111 gene encoding uncharacterized protein LOC117573111 isoform X1: MHGTTIIFLILSSIFAFSFNLTGCIAEKLETPSTNEAKNDEIKIYKRLIPADVLRDFPGMCFASTRCATVEPGKSWDLTPFCGRSTCVQNEENPAKLLELVEDCGPLPLSLSNDKCKLDTEKTNKTAQFPFCCPIFTCEPGAKLEYPEVERDTNTNKQN
- the LOC117573111 gene encoding uncharacterized protein LOC117573111 isoform X2, with amino-acid sequence MDDESKMENYLKNFPGMCFASTRCATVEPGKSWDLTPFCGRSTCVQNEENPAKLLELVEDCGPLPLSLSNDKCKLDTEKTNKTAQFPFCCPIFTCEPGAKLEYPEVERDTNTNKQN